A stretch of Aureispira sp. CCB-E DNA encodes these proteins:
- a CDS encoding DUF6438 domain-containing protein produces MRIVFFLSFFLLMTLTAIAQNVDESLLIASLERTTCYGKCPYYEAKVYSNGIVTYKGRKNVANIGLYQGRISAKQIRQLLDKAKSIGYIHLENKYPIKGLGIIDFPVCITSVRDGDQKKMIYNRNDSPQRLVEYQDFFDELIEEIEWTKVEDYK; encoded by the coding sequence ATGAGAATCGTATTTTTTTTATCTTTTTTTCTATTAATGACGTTAACTGCTATTGCTCAAAATGTAGATGAATCGTTGTTGATAGCTTCTTTAGAAAGAACAACTTGTTATGGAAAGTGCCCTTATTATGAGGCAAAGGTATATTCTAATGGTATTGTCACGTATAAAGGGCGAAAAAATGTAGCGAATATTGGACTGTATCAGGGAAGAATTTCTGCCAAACAAATTCGTCAATTGTTAGACAAAGCAAAATCTATAGGGTACATTCATTTGGAAAATAAATATCCTATCAAAGGGCTTGGAATTATTGACTTCCCTGTATGTATAACAAGTGTTCGTGATGGCGATCAGAAAAAAATGATTTATAATCGGAACGATTCTCCACAAAGATTGGTTGAATACCAAGACTTCTTTGATGAATTGATCGAAGAAATAGAATGGACAAAAGTAGAGGATTATAAATAG
- the rpsO gene encoding 30S ribosomal protein S15 encodes MYLTKEKTAEIFKKFGGSEKNTGSTEGQIALLSFRIQNLSEHLKANHKDHSTRRSLLKMVGHRRSLLGYLADKDVIKYRELIKELGIRDVLGKNK; translated from the coding sequence ATTTACCTAACAAAAGAAAAAACTGCTGAAATTTTTAAAAAATTTGGTGGTTCAGAAAAGAACACAGGTTCTACAGAAGGTCAAATTGCATTGTTAAGCTTTCGTATTCAAAACCTTTCTGAGCATTTAAAAGCAAACCACAAAGATCACTCTACTAGACGTTCTTTGTTGAAAATGGTTGGACATAGACGCTCTTTATTGGGTTACTTAGCTGACAAAGATGTTATCAAATATCGTGAGCTTATCAAAGAACTTGGAATAAGAGACGTTCTTGGTAAAAACAAATAA
- a CDS encoding imelysin family protein, whose product MRIVLKALMLLISVGLLNIVACKKQADFDKKSMLTGIINDYVLPSYQELQVDNQALEAACISFGNTRTMAQLEIMQNAWKKSMQSWSRVEMLVFGPGRTNYRYTQLDNTPIKSISIENSISDTTIIDSIYIAGRSSYTKGLASIEYLLFDENNDQVALLGLYQTDINKDRRFAYLLNCIKNTNALIRTIESEWRNAYGKTLSEGTGNTSQEGIASFSNAVVHMSQTLAAKKLAKPLGKESADQLVHPEYLESPYAHFSWDIILYNLQGIQQMFGTTERGLGSYLTYLINDETPTNRIVEQAKKVEILIKARQLTMLDDLTGDTAAVEEIYQEMRALYTDISNNISTYFSITILANPDDGD is encoded by the coding sequence ATGCGAATAGTTTTAAAAGCACTGATGCTCTTAATAAGTGTTGGTTTGTTAAATATAGTCGCTTGTAAAAAGCAAGCTGATTTTGATAAAAAATCTATGTTAACGGGGATTATCAACGATTATGTATTGCCTAGTTATCAAGAATTACAAGTGGATAATCAAGCGTTAGAGGCTGCCTGTATTTCCTTTGGAAATACACGGACAATGGCACAATTAGAAATAATGCAAAATGCTTGGAAGAAAAGCATGCAATCGTGGAGTAGGGTAGAAATGTTGGTATTTGGACCAGGAAGAACAAACTATCGCTATACTCAATTGGATAATACGCCCATTAAATCCATTTCTATAGAAAATTCGATTAGTGATACAACAATAATAGATTCGATTTATATTGCTGGTAGAAGTTCTTATACTAAAGGATTAGCGAGCATTGAATACCTGCTTTTTGATGAGAATAATGATCAGGTCGCTTTATTGGGACTTTATCAGACAGATATCAATAAAGATAGGCGTTTTGCCTATTTGTTGAACTGTATAAAAAATACAAATGCTTTGATTCGCACTATTGAGTCAGAATGGCGAAACGCTTATGGGAAAACTTTAAGCGAAGGAACAGGAAATACAAGTCAGGAAGGTATTGCAAGTTTTAGCAATGCTGTTGTACATATGAGCCAAACATTGGCAGCCAAAAAACTAGCCAAGCCACTAGGAAAGGAAAGTGCGGATCAATTGGTGCACCCCGAATACTTAGAAAGCCCCTACGCACACTTTTCTTGGGATATTATTTTGTACAATCTACAAGGAATTCAGCAAATGTTTGGAACTACCGAGCGAGGTTTAGGAAGTTATTTGACTTACTTGATCAATGATGAAACGCCAACCAACCGTATTGTAGAGCAAGCAAAAAAAGTAGAAATACTTATCAAAGCAAGGCAATTAACTATGCTGGATGATCTCACAGGAGATACGGCGGCTGTAGAAGAGATTTATCAAGAGATGAGAGCTTTGTATACCGATATTAGCAATAATATTTCAACATACTTTTCTATTACAATCTTAGCAAATCCAGATGATGGAGACTAA
- a CDS encoding YciI family protein yields the protein MFIIDITYKVELNQVDEHLEAHIEYLKEQYANGNFIVSGRKVPRTGGIILSNLTIQKELEEILDKDPFKINNVATYTIVEFVPSMTSKELEVIKA from the coding sequence ATGTTTATAATAGATATAACCTATAAAGTAGAACTTAACCAAGTAGACGAACATTTAGAGGCTCACATCGAATATTTGAAGGAGCAATATGCCAATGGTAATTTTATTGTATCAGGACGCAAGGTGCCTAGAACTGGAGGAATTATTCTTAGCAACCTTACTATCCAAAAAGAATTGGAAGAAATTTTGGATAAAGATCCTTTTAAAATAAACAATGTAGCAACGTATACAATTGTTGAATTTGTGCCAAGTATGACAAGCAAAGAGTTAGAGGTTATTAAGGCGTAA
- a CDS encoding imelysin family protein gives MKNLKHTLLLGAGLLFWTSCTPETTDPNADLKTNVVNNYCEIVYASYEDSYNKAVDLQTAINALVATPTQTTFDAARNAWFVAREPYGQTEAYRFYDGPIDDADGPEGALNAWPLDENYIDYTRDNAGGTANTGIIYDVTNYPNITASVLSGANEVGGEKNISIGYHAIEFLLWGQDYIDVNTNAGQGGNRLHTDYTNIATNHVRRGEYIKACAQLLVDDLATLKAEWAPGGTYRTYFEGLSTDVALSKILTGIGVLSKSELAGERMFTALEANAVDNPQEDEHSCFSDNTHRDIITNAAGITNVLKGTYTRVSGTTVGDAQYSILTLVAKIDATKGADLTAKNVAATAKVLAIPTPFDKTVTEENVTDNGPVLQAVTALQNQGDAIAEAATALGLTISTELPE, from the coding sequence ATGAAAAATCTTAAACACACTTTGTTGCTAGGAGCTGGATTATTGTTCTGGACTTCTTGTACCCCCGAAACAACAGATCCTAATGCGGATTTAAAAACCAATGTTGTTAACAATTACTGTGAAATAGTATATGCTTCTTACGAAGATTCTTACAATAAAGCGGTTGATTTGCAAACAGCAATTAATGCACTAGTAGCTACACCAACACAAACTACTTTTGATGCTGCTAGAAATGCTTGGTTTGTTGCTAGAGAACCTTATGGGCAAACAGAAGCGTATCGTTTTTATGATGGACCAATTGATGATGCGGATGGACCAGAGGGAGCTTTGAATGCTTGGCCTTTGGATGAAAACTACATTGATTATACGAGAGACAATGCAGGAGGTACTGCCAATACAGGAATCATCTATGATGTGACCAATTATCCAAATATTACAGCATCTGTATTGTCAGGAGCGAATGAGGTAGGCGGCGAGAAAAATATTAGCATTGGGTACCATGCAATTGAATTTTTGTTGTGGGGACAAGATTATATTGATGTTAATACCAATGCAGGTCAAGGAGGAAACCGTTTGCACACAGATTACACCAATATAGCCACCAATCATGTTAGACGTGGTGAATACATCAAAGCTTGTGCTCAATTGTTGGTAGATGACCTAGCAACATTGAAAGCAGAGTGGGCGCCAGGAGGTACGTATAGAACATACTTTGAAGGTTTGTCTACAGATGTGGCTTTATCAAAAATTCTTACAGGTATTGGCGTTTTGAGTAAATCTGAATTAGCAGGGGAGCGTATGTTTACAGCATTAGAAGCCAATGCTGTTGATAATCCGCAAGAAGATGAACACTCTTGTTTTTCGGATAACACACACCGTGATATTATCACTAATGCAGCAGGAATTACCAATGTATTAAAAGGAACGTATACACGTGTATCTGGAACAACAGTAGGAGATGCCCAATATTCTATTCTTACTTTGGTCGCTAAAATTGATGCAACTAAAGGAGCTGACTTGACAGCAAAAAATGTAGCTGCTACGGCAAAAGTTTTGGCTATTCCGACACCATTTGATAAAACGGTAACAGAAGAAAATGTAACTGATAATGGACCTGTATTGCAAGCAGTAACAGCGTTGCAAAATCAAGGTGATGCTATTGCAGAAGCTGCAACAGCACTAGGATTGACAATTAGTACCGAACTACCTGAATAA
- a CDS encoding class I SAM-dependent methyltransferase yields the protein MEKEFSEDELQELAKQLNCPSGIQGLAVADNMDQSNRSMSLETIRTMEVKDNQWLLELGHGKAGHLVDLLKQAKGLRYWGIEISELMQQEAIKENSILVEEGLANFSLYDGLQLPFTAEMFDAIFTVNTLYFWENPVALLNEMHRVLKEKGRLYITFAHQDFMQELPFVNERFRLYDTTKLQALISQTAFQITNISNKTEQVKSKTGAEVIRNYSIACLEKCL from the coding sequence ATGGAAAAAGAATTTTCAGAAGACGAATTGCAAGAGCTGGCAAAACAATTGAATTGCCCAAGTGGCATACAAGGACTGGCTGTTGCCGATAACATGGATCAATCGAATAGAAGTATGAGTCTAGAAACTATTCGAACGATGGAGGTTAAGGACAATCAATGGCTCTTAGAGTTAGGGCATGGAAAAGCGGGACATTTGGTTGACCTCCTAAAGCAAGCTAAAGGGCTTCGTTATTGGGGAATAGAAATTTCTGAATTGATGCAGCAAGAAGCCATAAAGGAGAATAGTATCTTGGTAGAAGAAGGACTTGCTAATTTCTCTTTATACGATGGATTACAATTGCCTTTTACAGCAGAGATGTTTGATGCTATTTTTACAGTTAATACACTTTATTTTTGGGAAAATCCTGTCGCATTATTAAATGAAATGCATCGAGTTTTGAAGGAAAAAGGGCGCTTGTATATTACATTTGCTCATCAAGACTTTATGCAAGAATTGCCATTTGTTAATGAGCGATTTCGGTTGTATGATACGACTAAACTGCAAGCTTTAATTTCCCAGACCGCTTTTCAGATAACAAATATTAGCAATAAAACAGAACAAGTTAAAAGTAAGACAGGAGCAGAAGTCATTCGAAATTATTCGATCGCATGTTTGGAAAAGTGCTTATAA
- a CDS encoding di-heme oxidoredictase family protein, which translates to MKTQLYYCWLLIVGISLSACQKEQVLYAEKGEEYAGGATTFFNTSRNAFSFAAPNLKGLEALQFTTGNSFFNQSWVSAVASTTGRDGLGPLFNETACSGCHFKDGRGRTPMFNEKFGHGMLIRLSVPGVNAHGGPLAAPMYGGQLSPGGINGIQGEGTFEIHYTEIAGTYGDGTSYSLRKPTYVFQNLAYGNMDNSILFSPRVANQMVGMGLLDAIEISAIKAYVDESDADGDGISGKANLVYNRATNTMDLGRFGWKAGEPTVRQQVAGAFVGDIGITSSLFLDENHTNLQTDCQTVPNGNNNNGYELDDQVLDRVELYSSTLAVPGRRDWNDQAVLKGKELFLKANCQKCHVQKYKTGTHPKFDALSNQTIYPYTDLLLHDMGEGLADNRPEYLADGQEWRTAPLWGIGLIENVNGHTEFLHDGRARNLAEAILWHGGEGEASKEAFRTMSAEEREQLILFVKSL; encoded by the coding sequence ATGAAAACTCAACTTTATTATTGTTGGTTACTAATTGTTGGGATTAGTTTGAGTGCTTGCCAGAAAGAACAAGTACTTTATGCTGAAAAAGGCGAGGAATATGCAGGAGGAGCAACCACTTTTTTTAATACCTCCAGAAATGCGTTTAGTTTTGCTGCACCGAATCTCAAAGGTTTGGAAGCCTTGCAGTTTACTACTGGAAATTCTTTTTTTAATCAAAGTTGGGTGAGTGCCGTTGCTTCAACTACTGGACGAGATGGCTTAGGACCCTTGTTTAACGAAACGGCTTGTTCTGGCTGCCACTTTAAAGACGGCAGAGGAAGAACCCCGATGTTTAATGAAAAGTTTGGTCATGGGATGCTGATTCGATTGAGTGTGCCAGGTGTCAATGCACATGGTGGTCCGTTGGCAGCGCCTATGTATGGTGGACAGTTGAGTCCTGGAGGAATTAACGGGATTCAAGGAGAAGGTACTTTCGAAATTCACTACACAGAAATTGCAGGAACCTATGGCGATGGAACCAGTTATTCGTTGCGGAAGCCTACCTATGTTTTTCAAAATCTTGCTTATGGAAATATGGATAACAGCATCCTTTTTTCGCCAAGAGTTGCCAACCAAATGGTCGGGATGGGGCTGCTAGATGCGATAGAAATTAGTGCCATAAAAGCATATGTTGATGAGTCTGATGCGGATGGCGATGGGATCTCAGGAAAAGCAAACTTGGTCTACAATCGTGCAACCAATACAATGGATTTAGGGCGATTTGGATGGAAAGCAGGAGAGCCTACTGTCCGTCAACAGGTGGCAGGAGCCTTTGTTGGTGATATAGGTATTACCTCTAGTTTGTTCTTAGATGAAAATCACACTAATCTGCAGACAGATTGTCAAACTGTTCCAAATGGTAATAATAACAATGGGTATGAACTGGATGATCAAGTATTGGATCGAGTAGAGCTTTATTCTAGTACGCTAGCAGTACCTGGGCGTAGAGATTGGAACGATCAAGCTGTTTTGAAAGGGAAAGAACTATTTTTGAAAGCTAATTGCCAAAAGTGCCATGTTCAAAAATATAAGACAGGAACGCATCCTAAATTTGATGCTTTATCCAACCAAACCATTTATCCTTATACGGATTTATTGTTACATGATATGGGAGAAGGTTTGGCAGACAACCGTCCTGAATATTTAGCAGATGGGCAAGAGTGGAGAACGGCTCCTCTTTGGGGTATTGGATTGATTGAGAATGTTAATGGGCACACAGAGTTTTTGCACGATGGACGTGCTCGAAATTTGGCAGAAGCAATCTTGTGGCATGGAGGAGAAGGTGAAGCGTCTAAAGAAGCATTTAGAACCATGTCTGCTGAAGAGCGGGAACAACTTATTTTATTTGTAAAGTCTTTGTAG
- the pnp gene encoding polyribonucleotide nucleotidyltransferase: MGKQIPTTVSKVISGQEITLESGKLAALADGSVVLRHGDMWLLATAVSVLEAKPDQSFFPLTVEFREKFSAAGRIPGNFFKREARLSDSEILVCRLIDRVIRPMFPDGYMNETQIFVSLISGDTEIMADAYAAFAASAALIASEIPFENPISEVRVARIDGEFVINPTRSALETADMTFIVGGTMDNIAMVEGEADQCSEAELIDAIKFGHEAIKEQCQLQLDLREALGITENRPTEEPETNPELEAEVNEATTDKIYAIAKGALSKQQRKEGFSQIKEELKESLLEKYGEEYMEENGHFVSEYFYNNMKNTIREMVMAEKIRLDGRKPDEIRPIWCEVDSLPSPHGSSIFNRGETQALATVTLGSKLDQPMVDTAMDQRYDQFFLHYSFPPFCTNEVKRVGGVSRREVGHGNLARRSLEMVFPSDYPYTVRVTSDVLESNGSSSMASVCSGSMALMDAGVPIKAAVSGIAMGLISDGNRAVVLSDILGDEDHLGDMDFKVTGTAEGICACQMDIKIDGLDYDLLATALQQAREGRLHILNLMNETIPAHNEDLKPHAPRIIRYEIPGDKIGAVIGPGGKIIQGIQSDTGSTITIEEEDNKGIVFISGVGKDTVDAALKIIKGIAAEAEVGEEYDAKVVSIMPYGAFVEFMPGKEGLLHVSEISWARIENVEDAVAVGDVLKVKLLAIDERTGKYKLSRKVLMDKPEGYVERPRKPREDRGNNRNRNNKSNDRNRNNRNNK; this comes from the coding sequence ATGGGTAAACAAATTCCAACAACTGTTTCTAAAGTAATTTCTGGACAAGAAATTACGCTAGAAAGTGGCAAATTAGCTGCTCTAGCAGATGGTTCAGTTGTATTGCGCCACGGAGACATGTGGCTATTAGCAACCGCAGTATCAGTATTAGAAGCCAAACCAGATCAGAGCTTTTTTCCTCTAACGGTTGAGTTTCGCGAAAAATTTTCTGCTGCGGGACGTATTCCTGGCAACTTCTTCAAACGTGAAGCTCGTCTTTCAGATAGCGAAATTTTAGTTTGTCGTCTGATTGACCGTGTTATCCGTCCTATGTTTCCTGACGGATACATGAACGAAACTCAAATCTTTGTTTCGTTGATTTCTGGTGATACTGAAATCATGGCAGACGCTTACGCTGCTTTTGCTGCTTCTGCAGCTTTAATTGCTTCCGAAATTCCTTTCGAAAATCCTATCTCTGAAGTGCGTGTAGCACGTATTGACGGTGAATTTGTCATCAACCCAACTCGATCTGCATTAGAAACTGCCGATATGACTTTTATCGTTGGTGGTACAATGGATAATATTGCAATGGTAGAAGGTGAAGCGGACCAATGCTCTGAAGCAGAATTGATTGATGCTATTAAATTTGGTCACGAAGCGATCAAAGAGCAATGTCAATTGCAATTAGATTTGCGTGAGGCTTTGGGGATTACAGAAAATAGACCTACCGAAGAACCAGAAACCAATCCTGAATTAGAAGCTGAAGTAAACGAAGCTACTACGGATAAAATTTATGCCATTGCCAAAGGAGCACTTAGCAAACAACAACGCAAAGAAGGTTTCTCTCAAATAAAAGAGGAACTAAAAGAAAGCTTGCTAGAAAAATATGGCGAAGAATATATGGAAGAAAATGGTCACTTTGTTAGTGAGTATTTTTATAACAATATGAAAAACACCATTCGTGAAATGGTGATGGCTGAAAAAATTCGTTTGGACGGTCGTAAACCAGACGAGATTCGTCCGATTTGGTGTGAGGTAGATTCTCTTCCTTCTCCACACGGTTCTTCTATTTTTAATAGAGGAGAAACTCAAGCCTTGGCAACAGTTACATTGGGTTCTAAGCTAGATCAACCTATGGTAGACACAGCTATGGATCAACGTTACGATCAATTCTTTTTGCACTATAGCTTCCCTCCTTTCTGTACCAATGAGGTCAAACGTGTCGGAGGTGTCTCTCGTAGAGAAGTTGGTCATGGTAATTTGGCTCGTCGTTCCTTAGAAATGGTTTTCCCTTCGGATTATCCGTATACGGTTCGTGTTACTTCTGATGTATTAGAATCTAATGGTTCTTCTTCTATGGCTTCTGTTTGTTCGGGCTCTATGGCTCTAATGGATGCTGGTGTGCCTATCAAAGCTGCTGTTTCAGGAATTGCAATGGGACTAATTTCAGATGGAAATCGTGCTGTTGTATTGTCGGATATCTTAGGTGATGAAGATCACTTAGGAGACATGGATTTTAAAGTAACTGGTACTGCTGAAGGTATTTGTGCTTGTCAGATGGACATCAAAATTGATGGTTTGGATTACGATCTTTTGGCAACCGCTTTGCAACAAGCTCGCGAAGGTCGTCTACACATCCTAAACTTGATGAACGAAACCATTCCTGCACACAATGAGGATTTAAAACCTCATGCTCCTCGTATCATTCGTTACGAAATTCCTGGCGACAAAATTGGCGCTGTTATTGGACCTGGTGGTAAAATTATTCAAGGTATTCAATCAGATACTGGATCAACAATTACAATCGAAGAAGAAGATAACAAAGGAATTGTATTCATCTCTGGTGTTGGTAAAGATACTGTAGATGCTGCCTTGAAAATTATCAAAGGAATTGCTGCGGAAGCAGAAGTTGGCGAAGAATACGATGCAAAAGTTGTTAGCATCATGCCTTATGGAGCTTTTGTTGAATTCATGCCTGGCAAAGAAGGTTTGCTACACGTGTCTGAGATTTCTTGGGCTAGAATTGAGAATGTAGAAGATGCTGTAGCAGTTGGAGATGTTCTTAAAGTTAAATTATTGGCTATTGATGAGCGTACTGGCAAATACAAACTTTCTCGCAAAGTATTGATGGACAAACCAGAAGGCTATGTTGAGCGTCCTCGCAAACCTCGTGAAGATAGAGGTAATAACAGGAATAGAAACAACAAAAGCAATGATAGAAATAGAAACAACAGAAATAACAAGTAA